Proteins encoded by one window of Antechinus flavipes isolate AdamAnt ecotype Samford, QLD, Australia chromosome 4, AdamAnt_v2, whole genome shotgun sequence:
- the TRAPPC1 gene encoding trafficking protein particle complex subunit 1 isoform X2 encodes MIGDLPSPPPLPRFSGTHAHNRCVFLMTVHNLYLFDRDGVCLHYSEWHRKKQAGIPKEEEYKLMYGMLFSIRSFVSKMSPVDMKDGFLAFQTSRYKLHYYETPTGVKVVMNTDLGVGPIRDVLHHIYSGIFLFVFVTGGAIPASFQSGWLLERI; translated from the exons ATGATTGGGGACCTTCCCTCTCCACCCCCACTGCCGAGATTCTCAGGTACGCACGCGCACAACCGGTGTGTATTTCTG ATGACTGTCCACAACCTGTACTTGTTTGATCGAGATGGGGTTTGCCTGCACTATAGCGAGTGGCATCGAAAGAAGCAGGCGGGGATCCCCAAGGAGGAG GAGTATAAGCTCATGTATGGAATGCTCTTCTCCATCCGATCTTTTGTCAGCAAGATGTCACCTGTGGACAT GAAAGATGGATTCCTGGCTTTCCAGACAAGTCGATACAAGCTCCATTACTATGAGACACCCACTGGGGTCAAGGTTGTAATGAACACAGATCTGGGGGTAGGACCCATTCGGGATGTCCTACACCATATCTACAGTGGG ATCTTCCTATTTGTTTTTGTCACCGGAGGAGCAATCCCTGCCTCGTTCCAAAGTGGCTGGCTACTCGAGAGAATTTAG
- the TRAPPC1 gene encoding trafficking protein particle complex subunit 1 isoform X1, protein MRVSVQRELGRSRNRKWWMIGDLPSPPPLPRFSGTHAHNRCVFLMTVHNLYLFDRDGVCLHYSEWHRKKQAGIPKEEEYKLMYGMLFSIRSFVSKMSPVDMKDGFLAFQTSRYKLHYYETPTGVKVVMNTDLGVGPIRDVLHHIYSGLYVELVVKNPLCPLGQTVQSELFRSRLDAYIRSLPFFSARAG, encoded by the exons ATGCGCGTCTCAGTACAAAGAGAGTTGGGGCGCAGCAGGAACCGGAAGTGGTGGATGATTGGGGACCTTCCCTCTCCACCCCCACTGCCGAGATTCTCAGGTACGCACGCGCACAACCGGTGTGTATTTCTG ATGACTGTCCACAACCTGTACTTGTTTGATCGAGATGGGGTTTGCCTGCACTATAGCGAGTGGCATCGAAAGAAGCAGGCGGGGATCCCCAAGGAGGAG GAGTATAAGCTCATGTATGGAATGCTCTTCTCCATCCGATCTTTTGTCAGCAAGATGTCACCTGTGGACAT GAAAGATGGATTCCTGGCTTTCCAGACAAGTCGATACAAGCTCCATTACTATGAGACACCCACTGGGGTCAAGGTTGTAATGAACACAGATCTGGGGGTAGGACCCATTCGGGATGTCCTACACCATATCTACAGTGGG CTTTACGTGGAGTTGGTGGTGAAGAATCCGCTGTGCCCACTGGGTCAAACTGTACAAAGTGAACTTTTTCGCAGTCGGCTTGACGCTTACATTCGATCGCTTCCCTTCTTTTCTGCCCGGGCTGGCTGA
- the TRAPPC1 gene encoding trafficking protein particle complex subunit 1 isoform X3, whose protein sequence is MRVSVQRELGRSRNRKWWMIGDLPSPPPLPRFSGTHAHNRCVFLEYKLMYGMLFSIRSFVSKMSPVDMKDGFLAFQTSRYKLHYYETPTGVKVVMNTDLGVGPIRDVLHHIYSGLYVELVVKNPLCPLGQTVQSELFRSRLDAYIRSLPFFSARAG, encoded by the exons ATGCGCGTCTCAGTACAAAGAGAGTTGGGGCGCAGCAGGAACCGGAAGTGGTGGATGATTGGGGACCTTCCCTCTCCACCCCCACTGCCGAGATTCTCAGGTACGCACGCGCACAACCGGTGTGTATTTCTG GAGTATAAGCTCATGTATGGAATGCTCTTCTCCATCCGATCTTTTGTCAGCAAGATGTCACCTGTGGACAT GAAAGATGGATTCCTGGCTTTCCAGACAAGTCGATACAAGCTCCATTACTATGAGACACCCACTGGGGTCAAGGTTGTAATGAACACAGATCTGGGGGTAGGACCCATTCGGGATGTCCTACACCATATCTACAGTGGG CTTTACGTGGAGTTGGTGGTGAAGAATCCGCTGTGCCCACTGGGTCAAACTGTACAAAGTGAACTTTTTCGCAGTCGGCTTGACGCTTACATTCGATCGCTTCCCTTCTTTTCTGCCCGGGCTGGCTGA
- the TRAPPC1 gene encoding trafficking protein particle complex subunit 1 isoform X4: MTVHNLYLFDRDGVCLHYSEWHRKKQAGIPKEEEYKLMYGMLFSIRSFVSKMSPVDMKDGFLAFQTSRYKLHYYETPTGVKVVMNTDLGVGPIRDVLHHIYSGLYVELVVKNPLCPLGQTVQSELFRSRLDAYIRSLPFFSARAG, translated from the exons ATGACTGTCCACAACCTGTACTTGTTTGATCGAGATGGGGTTTGCCTGCACTATAGCGAGTGGCATCGAAAGAAGCAGGCGGGGATCCCCAAGGAGGAG GAGTATAAGCTCATGTATGGAATGCTCTTCTCCATCCGATCTTTTGTCAGCAAGATGTCACCTGTGGACAT GAAAGATGGATTCCTGGCTTTCCAGACAAGTCGATACAAGCTCCATTACTATGAGACACCCACTGGGGTCAAGGTTGTAATGAACACAGATCTGGGGGTAGGACCCATTCGGGATGTCCTACACCATATCTACAGTGGG CTTTACGTGGAGTTGGTGGTGAAGAATCCGCTGTGCCCACTGGGTCAAACTGTACAAAGTGAACTTTTTCGCAGTCGGCTTGACGCTTACATTCGATCGCTTCCCTTCTTTTCTGCCCGGGCTGGCTGA